The Engystomops pustulosus chromosome 2, aEngPut4.maternal, whole genome shotgun sequence genomic interval ACATGGGTGTGGACAGGATGAGGTTAAGCGGATTCTCTTCCTGCCAGAGATGGAGAACTGCAAACAAATCATTAGGGAATTACATAGTGAGACTCCTAGGATTAGAACATCTACACAACACTTGTTAAATTCATCTTTATATAATTTCTGATCGTTTTCATATGTGAACTTTAAAAATTCACTAAGATTTAtggaaatatttttaatattgtcaCTAACATTAAATTAATCAGAAATTActtagcatttaaaaaaacatgttattGAAAAATTCGGTTGCACTATTCTTATTATTTTGGGTTTTGAGCTGATTTTATCATTCCCCGCTTCCAGGTATTTGACAGCACTGTAGAGAATTCCCAGCTGGTTCTACAGATCGACAATGCACGCCTGGCAGCCGATGACTTCAGAGTGAAGTAAGTCTCTCTATCCTGTTCAgtttatacaaattttgtatcaaGCTAAGCCCAGCTGAACATTAACTTGACTTTATGAACATTAACGTGACACATAAAGATTACCTTCATGACTAATCAAGATAAGAAAATCCACAGTAGAAAGCTTAGAAGTTATGAATTGTCCTAATTCTCCTTCATTTTCTTGTTAGGTTTGAGTCAGAGCTGGCTATCCGACTGTCTGTGGAGACTGATATTAATGGACTGCGCAAGGTCATTGATGATACCAACATTTCAAGACTGAACTTGGAGAATGAGATTGAGTCTCTGAAGGAAGAACTGATCTTCTTGAAGAAGTCCCATGAAGATGTAAGCAATAACATTTTGAAATAAAGATGGGTGGTGTCATAAAAGTTATGGAAATCCATTGAACAGTATAGAAGACATACTGATTTTATATCTGTCTTTTTATATGCAGGAGGTCAATCAAGTAAAGGCTCAGATAGCTGGATCTGCAGTCACCGTGGAGGTAGATGCACCCAAAACTCAAGATCTTGGTAAAATCATGGCAGACATCCGGTCCCAGTATGATGCACTGGCACAGAAGAACCGAGAAGATGCAGAGAAGTGGTACCAGACAAAGGTAAATATTTCATGAGTGACTTTACAAGAATATATACTATTCTTACCGGATTTGATAAGATATTTATTGGTCTGGTCTCTGGTTCAATGAACATGTCTTGTTTTATGCACAGGTGGAGGAACATACAGTACAAGTAACCCAAGATAATGAGGCTCTTCACTCCGCAAAGACCACAGTCACAGAGCTCAGACGCAACATACAGTCTTTGGAAATTGAACTTGAAACTCTAAGAAACCAGGTAAAAAATGGAATATCATGAATAAGTAAGAAAAAGGGCAGCTGTTATTGAACCCATTAGTTAAAGGGGCCatctgctttcaatctgaggtTCAGTTTATGAACATGGTGGAAGGAAGAGGATAAAAATGAAATGGGTGGTGGAAAAGTCAATGAAGATCTGTTAGGCCCTTTTGGGCTGGTAGTGAGTGCAATAAATTTATAACCATTGTACATGCTAATGCTTAATAATGCTTAACAAATTTTTCTGATTCAACAGAAACTAAACCTTGAAGGTTCTCTGAACGACACTGAATCTCGGTATGCCATGGAACTGGAGATGTTATGTGCCAATGCCCAGTCCCTTGAAGCAGAGTTGACACAAATACGCAATGACTGCCAGAGACAACAGCTTGAATACCAGAGTCTACTCAACACCAAACTCAGACTGGAATCTGAAATCCAGACATACAGACGTCTTCTCGATGGGGATGACTTTGAGTAAGTGTCAAAACTTTCACCTGATAAGGCAATGATATTCATCATTTTATAGCATTTCTTCTACACATATTTGGCTTTCATTAAGTTGGGTCTCTAGTGAAGGAAATTATCTAATTAAGAGCCTGTAAACATATAGTTAAATATGAAATGAAATACTATACTATAAGCTATCATATAATATGTTGCCCTTGGTGGATTTCAACCCAACCCTAGTCCGGTATTGCTAATCCCCAGGCCACTAACTTGAAGGCCATGGATGTAGATCATCATGTTACTAAACTTTCTGGTGCTTTCTATTTGCAGCCTCCAAGATGCAATTTCAGCATCAACAACGCAAACTGTGAAAAAGGTCATCACAACAACACAGAAGATCGTAGATGGAAAAGTGGTATCAGAAAGCAACGATACACGTGTCCTTCAATCCTAACTGACCTTTCCACCACCTGGAAGCATTATTTGACCTTCCAATGCATTTCAATAAAGACTCCAGGTTTTCATTATTCCAGTAGTAGTTGTGATTATTATTGGCTTGGTGTTGGGGAATCTCCCTTTTTATTAAGCTGGATATATAATGATCCAACTGAACTTTTCAGTTGTAAGAAATAATATAGGAAAAATATAAATTCAGAGTAATCCACAGATCCTCTAGTGGACCTATGTGGGTCCCTTAGCTAGTGTGGGCCCTCAGTCATTATACATGTGCTTCATAGGACAGTACACACCTACAGATAAGGAAGCATTTAGTATCATAACGAGCCTAAAGCATCCATATGATAAATTGCTTAGATAGTTGAATTAACTAGCCAgtacattattttatatacaggctgAGTTAGGATGACATATTGGTTCAGAGGCAAGACATCCAGTGTCCTCACTCACACAATGGGCCTCCCATCGCATATAGCCACATATGCCATTATGTAAGCATGTATCCATGGCACATGAATCTACTATATATCATACACCAAAGCAAGAGCCTGTCAGTAGGTTACTGTCATGGGCTCTTATAAGAAATAGTTGGATACAAGGGTTAGGCAGCAGCCGTggtataacttgaagctgatgggccccagtgcaaagtctgtgccaggcccctgactataatttaTGGTTTACATTACTAGTCTTCACATAATTGACACCTTATAGGTcccctaagcctcctg includes:
- the KRT18 gene encoding keratin, type I cytoskeletal 18: MSFSSFSTYSSRGQRPFTFSSPYGGSSSAASVHAGAGGSGARISVSRVSTVGSGFGGGSSAFASGANLLGGVQNEKETMQDLNDRLASYLERVRSLEAANEKLEVQIRQHMEKKGPSKDWSPYFKTLEELRKQVFDSTVENSQLVLQIDNARLAADDFRVKFESELAIRLSVETDINGLRKVIDDTNISRLNLENEIESLKEELIFLKKSHEDEVNQVKAQIAGSAVTVEVDAPKTQDLGKIMADIRSQYDALAQKNREDAEKWYQTKVEEHTVQVTQDNEALHSAKTTVTELRRNIQSLEIELETLRNQKLNLEGSLNDTESRYAMELEMLCANAQSLEAELTQIRNDCQRQQLEYQSLLNTKLRLESEIQTYRRLLDGDDFDLQDAISASTTQTVKKVITTTQKIVDGKVVSESNDTRVLQS